The proteins below are encoded in one region of Silene latifolia isolate original U9 population chromosome 2, ASM4854445v1, whole genome shotgun sequence:
- the LOC141643344 gene encoding rac-like GTP-binding protein RHO1, with product MSASRFIKCVTVGDGAVGKTCLLISYTSNTFPTDYVPTVFDNFSANVVVNGATVNLGLWDTAGQEDYNRLRPLSYRGADVFILAFSLISKASYENVSKKWIPELKHYAPGVPIVLVGTKLDLRDDKQFFVDHPGAVPITTAQGEELRKLIDAPAYIECSSKTQQNVKGVFDAAIKVVLQPPKAKKKKSKTQKGCSIL from the exons aTGAGTGCGTCGCGGTTCATAAAATGTGTGACGGTTGGAGATGGAGCTGTTGGTAAAACATGCTTGTTGATTTCTTACACCAGCAATACATTCCCTACG GATTATGTGCCTACAGTCTTTGACAACTTCAGTGCAAATGTAGTTGTCAACGGGGCCACTGTTAACCTGGGTTTGTGGGATACTGCAG GACAAGAGGACTACAACAGATTAAGACCATTGAGTTATCGTGGAGCTGACGTTTTTATTCTTGCTTTCTCTCTGATTAGCAAGGCTAGTTACGAAAATGTTTCTAAGAAG TGGATTCCCGAGTTGAAGCATTATGCTCCTGGTGTCCCTATTGTTCTCGTGGGAACAAAACTCG ATCTTCGAGATGACAAGCAGTTTTTCGTAGATCATCCAGGTGCAGTCCCAATAACTACAGCTCAG GGTGAGGAATTGAGGAAGCTCATTGATGCACCAGCGTACATTGAGTGCAGTTCAAAAACACAACAG AATGTGAAAGGGGTGTTTGATGCAGCCATTAAGGTCGTGCTTCAACCACCTAAGGCTAAGAAAAAGAAGTCAAAAACGCAGAAGGGTTGCTCCATATTATAA
- the LOC141631123 gene encoding heavy metal-associated isoprenylated plant protein 26-like: MGVLQVLRGHTHKNPLKKRRPLKTVEIKVKMDCEGCERKVRKSVEGMKGVTQVEVDPKQHKLTVIGYVDPDKVLHRVKHHTGKKAEFWPYVPYDAVDHLVHPYAPGVYDKKAPPGYVRNPELLPDPGIVDLARENSTEVKYSTAFSDENPNACVIM; encoded by the exons ATGGGCGTTTTACAAGTTCTTCGTGGTCATACACACAAGAATCCTCTCAAAAAGCGCAGACCTCTCAAG ACGGTGGAGATAAAGGTAAAGATGGACTGTGAAGGATGCGAAAGAAAAGTAAGGAAGTCCGTAGAAGGCATGAAAGGGGTGACCCAAGTGGAAGTGGACCCCAAACAGCACAAGCTCACAGTTATCGGGTACGTGGATCCAGATAAGGTATTGCACCGGGTGAAGCACCATACTGGAAAGAAAGCCGAGTTCTGGCCTTATGTCCCATATGACGCGGTTGACCACTTGGTTCATCCATATGCACCTGGTGTCTATGATAAGAAAGCCCCGCCTGGGTACGTCAGGAACCCGGAATTGTTACCGGATCCTGGGATTGTGGATCTTGCCCGTGAGAATTCTACTGAAGTCAAGTACTCTACTGCGTTTAGTGATGAAAACCCGAACGCTTGTGTGATTATGTGA